The genomic window CGTAAGGACTAACATCACTATATTTTTGCATATCCCACCACACATCTCTTTTAGTGTTTAAGCAACAATATAAATGCACTGTGTGGTATTTAAACGTGTATGGTTATTGTATCAAAAATTTGATGTTCTTTTTCTGTTGTTCACATGAAATTGATGGGTGAAAAAAATGGTGTATCAGCCAGATCATGGTCTGAGCATGAGACGTCATGGTTCTGATCAATCCATAACTTGGTTTCTCTGTTATGACAAAATATGGAATAAGTTGATCAAATGCATGAACATCAACAGTTGCTCCTGCGTGAATTTCACCTATGATATCAGTGTATACTTGTGCTGCAATTTTTTCAGCTGGAACTTTTTTTTCACCGAGAACTGAAGCGCCAAGAATCCTTTGTTGTTCATTGCGTGTCCACAGCGTTATTCCTGTTCCAGGTGATGCTGCTATGGTCTTTTCGATTGTGATGGAGGCATGGAGAGAATCTTTAAGGGATAACCGAAGAAGCATGTGTTTTATTCGTGTTCCAATATGATCGGGCAATTGAGCACTATGTATGTTTCCAGAGATGCTGGTGATCTGATGCTCTGAACATGTTTGATATGCTTTGAGTTTTTGGATTGGATAGAGTGTTATTTCAGCTTCTCCTCGACCAATTGGATAATAGCCACGTCTGAATAGTTTTGCGTCAAGAGAAATACCTATTGTTTTGAGGTGTTGGAGAAAAACTTCTGTGAAATAATCCCAGGATGGTGACCACGGGACGTCAGTGCCACCGATAAGTCGAATTGTTATCGGTTGTGTTGTATGAAGACATGCAAGGATACACGCTTGGAACACAAGGGTAATACTTCCAGCAGTACCGACATCAAACGCATATGTTCCTGGCTCTACTGATCCGGGAACAAATGTTATTTTTGAGGATCCGAGTGTTACACCAGTTGTTTTCGCATGACAAAGGCGGGTAAGCAGAGATACAGCTGCGAGATGTTGTGGCTGTAACCCTGATTTTGGTCGATGAGCACGAATATTAACAATCTCGACAGGCGTTTGAGTCAGTACTGCTAACGCAGTACCATATCGAACGATCTGCCCTCCCCCTTCACCATAGGAACCATCGATACGAATCATAGTTTTGAACCATATGTCCCAAGCATTTCATGTAAAAAGTGTAATGCTTTAATACAGGTCAGCTGCTTATTTTCGATTCGATCACCTGAAAAGCAGTATCGTCGAACCTGTGTACTTTGTTCTGATGAAAGACCGATAAACACAAGTCCTACTGGTTTTTCTTTGGTTGCTCCAGTTGGTCCAGCAATTCCCGTGGTTGAAAGACCGATATCTGTATGCGCTAATTTTCGTATACCTATTGCCATAGCCTCTGCGGTTTCTTTGCTAACAGCACCATACGTGTTCAGAATCTCTGGGGGTACGTTGAGTAATTCAATTTTTGATTGATTGCTATAACACACAACACCGCGTTCAAAATAGTTTGAGCTACCAGAGATATTGGTGAGGTAATGAGCAAGCAAACCACCAGAACACGATTCAGCTGTCGCAATCGTTATATGTCTATTTATTAATTCACCCGAGACTTTATTAAGAAGTTCTGTATCTAGCATCGGCAAACACCGGGTTGACATCATTTCAACATTATATAAATGATGTTCTCATCTGAAAGGTTAAAATAGGGAAATCATAATGCCCGACCAATACACTCACTCGAAAGCCCCGTAGTGTAGCGGTCAATCATATTTAGCCTCTTTGGCTAATGACAGAGGTTCGAATCCTCTCGGGGCTACTACTCATACAAAGAAAATTGACCGTTTGCTCCTGTGGTGTAGTCCGGCCAATCATTTCGCCCTTTCGAGGCGACGACTCGGGTTCAAATCCCGACAGGAGCATTCTTTTTTCAAAATGTTTGGTAATAGTTACTGAACTATAAAAAATTCAAGAGCAAGAACTCCAAGACAGCCACCTAGTGTAATCGGTGTTATAACAAGTCCATAGGTAAGGAATTCTTTGAATGATAATCGTACTTCTTTTTCACGTAGAATACTCATCCACATAAGACCAGCCAATGCACCGATGGGTGTAATATTGGCACCAAGATTTGATCCAATCGTTGTCGCAAGAACTGCTGCGAACTGGTGCATCTCTGGGACAATCCCGGTTATCGGTACGAAAGCAACAGTCATAGGTATGTTGTTAATGATATTTGCAGAAAAGGCAGAAGAAAAACCATAAACAAAGATATGATTCGTTGTTGAAGTACCGGCAAGATCCGAGAAAAAAATACCGATGTCTGTTGTTACCCCATAGATTCGAAGTGCTTCAACGATGATGAATAAACTTAACACAAACGGAACGATACTAAAGGGTATTTTTTTAACAGTTGTAGTTAACTCTCCCATACGTTCTTTGATATGGTGGTGCATCATCGATAGCGAGTCACGAACGATAAGAATTAGAAAAAGCAGTAGTGCGAAAAAAATTGATACCTGCCACATGTCAAGATCAAAATATGGCGCTATGCTTAATGCGACTATACAGGAAATCAGAATGATAAGACCAAGTACCGCTCCGGTTTTATCGGTAATCGCTGCAGACGGTTTATGGGTTTTTTCAAGATATTGGATTGGCTGATTAATTTTTTTTCGAAATAAAAGATATAAAAGGCCCATATTTAAAAAACCTGCAGTTAGTGCCGGTACAAACATCCAAAAGAAGTAGGTATCAAAGCGGAGATGATATGCAGAAGCAAGGACGATATTAGTTGGATTTCCAATATACAACATCATACTCCAGGTGTTCGCTGCGAAAAACTCTGCAACAAGATACGGTTTTGGATCAATTCCTGCATTTTTTGAAAAATAATATATAAAAGGGGTAAAGGTAAGAATAATGATATCGTTTGAAGTGAAAATGGTGAGTATTGAAATGGTCGCATAAAATGAGAAGAACATACGTTTTCCATTTGCTCCAGAAAATTGAAGCGCAAGACGAGCGCAGTATTCAAAAAAACCAGTAATGTCAAGATAAATGCTGATGAAAACCATGGAGAGAAAAAGAATAAGAATTCCAAAGGGGTTAAGCTTTCCATTTCCCTGTAAGCCTCCAATGATCTGATCATAATTCAGAATACCAAAAACAATGATGAGGAGTGGCCCAAGTAATACTCCGATGAAATAGGTTTCAATTCGTATTTTTCGTATACCCAGTCTAATGTACAGAAAAGGCCGACGAAATATTAGATAAATCATCAAAATTGTTGATATGAGAAAAATTATGCTGATGGTGAGTTTCCCATCCATAGGATATGGTATATCACATGAAATATTTTAATTTTTCAACCAGTTTTTCAACGATGTGGTTCCTGCGAAAGAGGTAAACTATTAGTAGAGTTAATTCTATTCATTGTTGAGGGATTGGATGACTAATCATAATAAAAAGACGATATTGGTTGTTGATGATAACAAAGATATTCTCGAACTTATTAAGAATGGATTAGAACACCTAAATATGCTGTATGAGGTGACAGCTGTTTCAAATGGAAAAGAATGTTTGAATCTTCTTCAAAGTCGTTATCGCCCCGATATTATTTTTTTAGATATCATGATGCCTGAAATGAATGGATGGGAAGTATTTACAAAAATTAAAGAACAAAGCTCCTGGAATTCAATTCCTATTATTTTTATTTCTGCACGAGCAGATCCTTTTAGTAAAGGTTTTGGTCGAATTCCTGCTGTTGATTTTATTGAGAAACCATTCAGTATCAATGATTTGAAACGACTCATTGATAAATATGTATCTGTGTAAGTATGCCAACGAAAGAAAATGCTGAAATATTAAAAAGAATTCTCAAAACATTAATTGAAAAAATTGGAAGGAGAACATCGGAAGGTTTTGCAGTTATCATCCTCGAAACAGTGTTAAAACACCTCCAAGAAAAATATCCTTTTATTGCTTATGTATCAGTTGAGAAAAAATTGTATTCTGAAGGATTTGACGCAGTAAAAATTCAACCGGAGATCAATCAAATTCCGTCGCATGATTTTTTTCTTTTTGTAAAAGAATTGATCGAAATGACAGTTCTCTATCTTGAAAAAAACGCTGATTTTTATTTTATTAAGGAGTTTAGAGAGTCTATAAGTGATATTGCTGATACTGATTTTGCAGAATTTGGTATTAATTTAAATTTTATGCAACATGAATATATTGTTGAGCGGAAAGAAGAATTAAAAATAAAAAAGCATGAGATTCTTGAACATGTTATCAAAGCGTTAATAAATATTATTAATCGTGTTTATCCCGAACAAGAAGCACTTCAGACGATGATTTCGATTCTTCAGAAGAATCAACAAAAATTTGATTTTTTACAAGCGGTAACTATTGGACAAACACCAGATTATGAAGGATTTTATACAATTCAAGTAGGTCCCGACGTTAATGGTGTTCGATCTGCTATGTTTATCGATGCGGTAACAACGCTTATTGAAGGAGTATGTCGGACAATTCGATGGAAGGATGATGTTTCTTTTGTTGATATGTTAACAATTGAGCTTGGTGACGAGCACGTTTTGAATCTCAAAAATCTGGGGTTGAATTTTAAACATATTGAAACGCTGATTGTTCGTATGGAATTTGAAGTAATAATCAAAAAAACATTTGCAACCATTGTCGAAATTCTCCGAAATCAATATTCTGTTGACTTTATCTATAATGCATTGCTGAAACTTCAGGAAAAACTTGCAGCAGAACATGAGTTGTTTTCGTATATTTCAATCAATCCGACATTTGTTGTCAAAGAAGCTGATGCTATCGTTGTTAAACCTGACGTAAACATGCTTGAGCCGTATAAAGTTGGAAGAGCACTACGAGATATGATAAAGTATACCTGCCTTTGGTATTTGAAAGGAGATTTTAGTTTTATCGAAGAGTTTAAACAAAAATTAGGTGAAGAGTATCTGTATGAAATTGAACAGATCGGCGTGAATCTTCATTTCCTTGAGTTGAAATTTGCGACAAAACCTTGAAATTTTTGTCTTATTCATATCGCACTGCTTCGATAGGACTCATTCGTGCTGCTTTCCAAGCTGGGTACAAACTTGAAAAAATGCCAACACAGAGTGAAACAAACACGCTGAGAAGAACTGCAGGAATAGTAATAACTGGTGAGAGGCTGGTAGATCCTGACATTGACATAAAAAAATTACTGAGGATAAAGGTTAGTCCTTGGGCGCCAAAAATACCAAGAATGATCCCAAAGATTCCTCCGATGCTACTTAAGAGCATACCTTCGATAATAAACAGCGTCATGATATCTTTATTTGTTGCTCCGATTGCTTTCATGATACCGATTTCACGAGTTCGCTCCATAACTGAAGTCAACATCGTATTCATAATGCCAATTGAAGCGACAACCAGTGCAATTGAGGCAATCGCGACAAGAACCAGTTGAACGATACCGATTATTCGTTGAACTGTTTCAAGAATTGATGTCATTGTAGTTGCTGATGCGAAATCTTTTTCCCCATGATTTCCGTTAATTACTTGTTCAATTTGAAGAGCAATCGTTTCTGCATCTTGAACATTTTCAACACGGACATAAATCATACTGATATTTTTTTGTCCTGTGAGTTTTTGAAAATCACGAGTGGTGAGTAACACAAGATTGTCTGATGAGATACCGCCCATTCCTTGTTTAGAGAAGATTCCTGAGACGATAAATTTTTGACTATTCAGTGATATTCGACCTCCTAGCGGGATGTCTGAATCAAAGGCTGTATGAGCTATGCCATACCCTATCATGATTTTATTTTGATCTCCTTCATTGAGAAAATCACCGGATTCAAGTTTTGTATCTGCGTATTGGAGACGAATCACCTCAACGTCCATTCCAGTTACTCCCACCAGCGTTGTTTCACCATTATATTCAGCAAGAGCAGTACTAGAAAGCATAGAACTGATGTCTTTAACTCCTTGGATACGGCGGATGCTATCGACATCCCGCTGGGTAAAAAATTCGGTTATTTGCGTTGAACCAAATGATGATGAATAAATATCTCCTCCAGTTGTTATGATAATAACATCAGATAACGTTGAGAGTTCTCCGACGATTGCCTGTTGCATCCCTTCACCAAGAGCCATTAAGGAAATAATTGCCATAATACCAATGGAGATTCCAAGTAAAGTTAAAATGGAACGAGATAACCGATGCTGCAGATTTTTTACTGCTAATTTAACATGATCTGTGACCATGGCTCCTCACGTACAACACCGTCTTGAATTTTTAAAACACGTTTTGCCCGTTTTGCTATGTCCAGATTATGAGTAACCACAATAATCGTTTCACCACGGGTATTCACTTCTTCTAAAATCCGCATAATATTTTCACCTGATTTTGAATCAACGTTCCCGGTCGGCTCATCAGCAAGAACAATTGATGGTTTGTTCGCAAGTGCTCGGGCAATAGCAACGCGTTGTTGCTCACCACCGCTCATCTCCGCAGGTTTATGATATAATCGTTTTGAGAGACCTACTAGTTCTAAAAGCTGTTTAGCTCGGATATACCTATTTTGTGATTCAACACCAGCAAAACTCATAGCCAATTCTACATTTTCCAATGCGTTCAACGTTGGGATGAGGTTATATTTTTGAAAAATAAAACCGATTTTCTCCTGTCGTATACGCGCAAGTTGATTTTCATTTAATAATGAAACGTCTTGATTCTCGATAAAAATTTTTCCGCTGGTTGGCTTGTCAAGGCACCCGAGGAGATTCATGAGTGTTGATTTTCCAGACCCTGATGGTCCAATGATTGCAATATAATCACCGCGTTGTATGTGGAGATTAGTTTCATGTAATGCATAGACTTGAAGTGGAGGTCGACCATAAATCTTTGTGATATTTTCAGTGACAATAACATTTGTACTCATGCTGTTTTCCGCCGTTTTTTCCACCGAACAAACAAAAGAATTAAGATAACGAATACAACAATTGTTATGATAAACGTGGTGAGACATAGTACCAAGGATGGGGGTTCAGCTATTCCTTGGGACGCGCTCGAACTACCTTGAGATTGATATGTTGTACCGATTCCTCTGATCACTTCAAATGTTTTACTTATCTTCGGTGTTTCATAATAGTCATTTCCTTGTTTGTACGAGACCATAAAACTAATTGTTTGATTTCCATACTCAACATTGGTAGTGAAAATATCAAATGCTGCTGAGAACACGTCATCAGGATCCATAGCTCCGATAAAGTACTGCGATGGAACAACAATGGCATCACATATTGGTGTAATCAGAACACCGGTTATCTTTTCTG from Candidatus Thermoplasmatota archaeon includes these protein-coding regions:
- the rtcA gene encoding RNA 3'-terminal phosphate cyclase; protein product: MIRIDGSYGEGGGQIVRYGTALAVLTQTPVEIVNIRAHRPKSGLQPQHLAAVSLLTRLCHAKTTGVTLGSSKITFVPGSVEPGTYAFDVGTAGSITLVFQACILACLHTTQPITIRLIGGTDVPWSPSWDYFTEVFLQHLKTIGISLDAKLFRRGYYPIGRGEAEITLYPIQKLKAYQTCSEHQITSISGNIHSAQLPDHIGTRIKHMLLRLSLKDSLHASITIEKTIAASPGTGITLWTRNEQQRILGASVLGEKKVPAEKIAAQVYTDIIGEIHAGATVDVHAFDQLIPYFVITEKPSYGLIRTMTSHAQTMIWLIHHFFHPSISCEQQKKNIKFLIQ
- a CDS encoding CinA family protein; this translates as MLDTELLNKVSGELINRHITIATAESCSGGLLAHYLTNISGSSNYFERGVVCYSNQSKIELLNVPPEILNTYGAVSKETAEAMAIGIRKLAHTDIGLSTTGIAGPTGATKEKPVGLVFIGLSSEQSTQVRRYCFSGDRIENKQLTCIKALHFLHEMLGTYGSKL
- a CDS encoding ArsB/NhaD family transporter codes for the protein MDGKLTISIIFLISTILMIYLIFRRPFLYIRLGIRKIRIETYFIGVLLGPLLIIVFGILNYDQIIGGLQGNGKLNPFGILILFLSMVFISIYLDITGFFEYCARLALQFSGANGKRMFFSFYATISILTIFTSNDIIILTFTPFIYYFSKNAGIDPKPYLVAEFFAANTWSMMLYIGNPTNIVLASAYHLRFDTYFFWMFVPALTAGFLNMGLLYLLFRKKINQPIQYLEKTHKPSAAITDKTGAVLGLIILISCIVALSIAPYFDLDMWQVSIFFALLLFLILIVRDSLSMMHHHIKERMGELTTTVKKIPFSIVPFVLSLFIIVEALRIYGVTTDIGIFFSDLAGTSTTNHIFVYGFSSAFSANIINNIPMTVAFVPITGIVPEMHQFAAVLATTIGSNLGANITPIGALAGLMWMSILREKEVRLSFKEFLTYGLVITPITLGGCLGVLALEFFIVQ
- a CDS encoding response regulator, with the translated sequence MTNHNKKTILVVDDNKDILELIKNGLEHLNMLYEVTAVSNGKECLNLLQSRYRPDIIFLDIMMPEMNGWEVFTKIKEQSSWNSIPIIFISARADPFSKGFGRIPAVDFIEKPFSINDLKRLIDKYVSV
- a CDS encoding ABC transporter permease codes for the protein MVTDHVKLAVKNLQHRLSRSILTLLGISIGIMAIISLMALGEGMQQAIVGELSTLSDVIIITTGGDIYSSSFGSTQITEFFTQRDVDSIRRIQGVKDISSMLSSTALAEYNGETTLVGVTGMDVEVIRLQYADTKLESGDFLNEGDQNKIMIGYGIAHTAFDSDIPLGGRISLNSQKFIVSGIFSKQGMGGISSDNLVLLTTRDFQKLTGQKNISMIYVRVENVQDAETIALQIEQVINGNHGEKDFASATTMTSILETVQRIIGIVQLVLVAIASIALVVASIGIMNTMLTSVMERTREIGIMKAIGATNKDIMTLFIIEGMLLSSIGGIFGIILGIFGAQGLTFILSNFFMSMSGSTSLSPVITIPAVLLSVFVSLCVGIFSSLYPAWKAARMSPIEAVRYE
- a CDS encoding ABC transporter ATP-binding protein; translation: MSTNVIVTENITKIYGRPPLQVYALHETNLHIQRGDYIAIIGPSGSGKSTLMNLLGCLDKPTSGKIFIENQDVSLLNENQLARIRQEKIGFIFQKYNLIPTLNALENVELAMSFAGVESQNRYIRAKQLLELVGLSKRLYHKPAEMSGGEQQRVAIARALANKPSIVLADEPTGNVDSKSGENIMRILEEVNTRGETIIVVTHNLDIAKRAKRVLKIQDGVVREEPWSQIMLN